In the Limibacillus sp. genome, one interval contains:
- the ccmA gene encoding heme ABC exporter ATP-binding protein CcmA translates to MGDEKLFKGQNLACERGERLVFAGLGFSLGPGEALILTGPNGSGKSSLLRLMAGLLKPAEGQLLWEGQPLDEEPEAHRRRVHYLGHQEAVKPVLTLSENLSFWAALKGGDVGEAAILEALDRFGLKPLAELPARYLSAGQRRRLALARLLAAPGELWLLDEPTVGLDAASVQRLCKEIEAARERGARIVLATHLELPLAEVKRLDLAGLQSGVLLA, encoded by the coding sequence GTGGGGGACGAAAAGCTTTTCAAAGGACAGAATCTGGCTTGCGAACGGGGCGAACGCCTCGTCTTCGCCGGGCTCGGCTTCTCGCTGGGACCGGGCGAGGCGCTGATCCTGACGGGCCCCAACGGCAGCGGTAAATCCAGCCTCCTGCGCCTCATGGCGGGGCTTTTGAAGCCCGCCGAGGGGCAGCTGCTTTGGGAAGGCCAGCCGCTCGACGAAGAGCCGGAGGCGCACCGCCGCCGGGTCCACTACCTGGGCCATCAGGAGGCCGTCAAACCGGTCCTGACCCTCAGCGAGAACCTTTCCTTCTGGGCCGCCTTGAAGGGCGGCGATGTGGGGGAGGCCGCGATCCTGGAGGCCCTGGACCGCTTCGGGCTGAAGCCCCTGGCCGAGTTGCCGGCGCGCTACCTCTCCGCCGGGCAGCGCCGCCGTCTTGCGCTCGCCAGGCTCTTGGCGGCCCCCGGCGAGCTCTGGCTGCTCGACGAACCGACGGTCGGGCTGGACGCCGCTTCGGTCCAGCGCCTCTGCAAGGAGATCGAGGCCGCGCGGGAGAGGGGCGCGCGGATCGTGCTCGCCACGCACCTGGAACTGCCGCTGGCGGAGGTGAAGCGTCTCGACCTCGCCGGGCTGCAAAGCGGAGTGCTCCTGGCATGA